A stretch of DNA from Staphylococcus sp. KG4-3:
ACAAAACATTCATAAGTATGAGAACTTTAGAAAAATAATAGTAAATAAGACTGAACCAACTATGTGCATGCTCATATTTTTTAAACTTAAGTTGAATTGTGTAAAAGTGGCTTAAATAATTTGATTGATTTCGTGTTTATACATGCTACTAGTGTGTGTTATTTCTAGTGTTCTAACTTGGCCATATTTTTTAGTATACATTTTGTTTAAAAAGAATTTTTGTATTTTATTCATGTTTGATTCTTAAAATCTTTTTAGATTATAGTCGTACATATCTTCAAATCCAAGATCCATAGTAAAAGAACCATTTTGATAACAATGATGACAGTATTTTTCTGATGATGAACCATCACTTTTATTCTTGCAGGGGCTTTTTTATCTATAGGCATCCCACAACTTTGGCACTGTGCTATCTTAGCCATATGAAAAATTCATCTTCTGTATTATTTTCCTTATCATAACATAGTTACCTGTATCAATTAGCTATCAGTTGTGAGTTATTTATACTGGGAAGCGATATGTTATATTACAAGAACAATGCGTTTATAAAGTTATTAAAGTGGGAAATTATATGAAAGTGAATTTATTAATAAAGCTTATTAAAGGAGTCATGAATTTATGGTTATTGGTATAATCATACTTTTGTTTGCCTCATTTTTCTTTTCGGGAAGTGAAACCGCATTAACTGCTGCAAACAGGATGAAAATACAAACAGATGCTCAAGAGGGAAATAAAAAAGCGGGAAAATTATCAAAATTATTAACAAAACCAAGTGAATTTATCACGGCGATACTGATTGGGAATAATATCGCGAATATTATTTTACCTACGTTAGTTACAATATTAGCAGTAGACTTGGGTTTAAATGTTGGGATCGCAACTGCAGTAACAACAGTAGTTATCATTGTTATTTCAGAAGTTATTCCTAAGTCAATTGCAGCTACATATCCAGATAGAATTTCACGTTTAGTGTATACACCTATATCGTTTTTCGTCTTTATATTTAAACCAATCACTAAAATTCTAAATGGTATAACAGATGCAATTAACCGATTTTTATCTAAAGGACAGGAAGAGCAACAACGTTATTCAAAGGAAGAGATTAGACAGATGGTTACCATTGCAGGTAGCGAAGGCGCGTTTAATGAAATGGAGCGTAATCGTATTCAAGGGGTTATGGATTTTGAGCAATTAAAGATTACAGACATTGATACAACCCCACGCATAAATGTTACTGCATTTCCTTCAGATATTTCGTATGAAGAAACTTATGAGACTGTAGTTTCTAATCCATATACACGTTATCCTGTATATGGTAAAGATATTGATCAAGTTATAGGTATTTTTCATTCTAAATATTTATTAGCATGGAGCCGTGAACCTGAGAATGATATTTTAAAATATACATCGGAACCCTTATTTGTAAATGAGCATAATCGTGCTGAATGGGTGTTGAGAAAAATGACAGTTTCACGTAAACATTTAGCCATTGTTTTAGATGAGTACGGTGGTACGGAAGCTATTGTTTCTCACGAAGACCTTATTGAAGAAATGTTAGGTATGGAAATAGAAGACGAGATGGATGAAGAAGAAAATGAAAAACTAGAGGAACAAATGAAAGCGTACAATAAAAATAATATATGATTCTAATAGGGGATTAATGGTGTTATTTTGTTAAAAAGGCAAAGGGGCAGATTAAATGGAATTATCGTCTAGAGTTACTAAATTATTAAATATTAAATATCCAATTATACAAGCTGGCATGGCAGGATCGACCACACCTGAATTAGTCGCGACAGTGAGTAATAGTGGAGGATTAGGAACGATTGGCGCAGGATATTTTAGTGCAGAACGACTGGAAAAAGAAATCACTTATGTCCAACAATTAACTGATTTACCATATTCAGTGAATTTGTTTGTGCCTAGTGAGAAGTTATTTATTCCTGAAAAAGTAGAGCACATGAATGCTTGGTTAAAACCATATCGCAGGGCATTAAATATAGATGAGCCTATTGTTAATATAAATGAGAAACAGCAGTTTGAAGATGCGATCGATATCGTGATTGAAAAAGGTGTGCCTGTAGTATCGTTTACATTTGGCATTCCTGAACAATCAATACTTACCAGATTAAAAGAAAGAAATATTAAAGTTATAGGAACGGCTACAAGTGTGGAGGAAGCGATTGCAAATGAAAGTGCAGGTATGGATGCTATCATAGCTCAGGGCAGTGAGGCAGGTGGACATAGGGGAGCTTTTACAGAAACGTCCAGCAATCTTACCCCTCTCATAGGTACGATGTCACTCATACCTCAAATTGTCGACCAGGTGAGTATACCTGTCGTTGCAGCAGGTGGTATTATGGATGGTAGAGGTTTGGTCGCTAGTATGATTTTAGGTGCTGAAGGTATACAAATGGGGACGGCATTTTTAACATCGGAGGAAAGCGGTGCAAGCCAACTTTATAAAAACGCAATCCAACATAGTAAAGAAACGGATACTGTAGTTACAAATGTCTTTACTGGAAAATCTGCGAGAGGCATAGATAATGAGTTTATCCATAAGATGAGTGAATACAATGAAGATATCCCAGATTACCCTATACAAAATCAATTGACTAGCGCAATTCGCAAAGAAGCGGCTAGAGAAGGTAATGCTCAGTGGACACATTTATGGAGTGGTCAAAGCCCTAGATTAGCACAATATTCGTCGGCATCATTACTGATGGAACGTATTGTCCAACAAGCAAACCAACTATTGAATCAGTGAATAACTATAAATATATGACATACGCAATTATGTAATTTACTTATTAACCTATAACTTAGCTTTAAAAATAGTGTTTTTTAGACAAGAGGAGTAGTATAAATTGAAATCAACTTTAAACTTTTGATTTCAATACTACTTCTCTTTTTTATTATTGAACATTAACACTAACTATAATTAGCATGTCTTTATATGTTTTTAAATACATTCGATAAATTATAAAGTATCAACATTTACTTTTTTAAGTTATAGTAAATTAAATTTAATCAAGTGAATCCATTAAAACATATATGGTATCATTAACTTGGTGATACTATGATAAATATAGGGTTAACAGGTTGGGGGGACCATGATTCGTTGTATGAAGACTTGCAGCGTAAGACGGATAAATTAACTACATATGCAAGCCATTTTCCAATTGTAGAATTGGACGCAACGTATTATGCAATTCAACCTGAGAGAAATATTAGAAAATGGATAAAAGAAACACCTGAAAGATTTAAATTTATAGTGAAAATACATCAAGCATTAACTTTGCATGCAGACTATCATGACTTTGCTGATACAAGGCAAACTTTAGTAGAGCAATTTAAAATGATGCTTCAACCATTAAAAGATGAGAATAAACTTGCGATGGTGTTGGTACAATTTCCACCTTGGTTTGATTGTACTGTTCAGAATATAACTTATATTCGCTATATCCGCGCACAATTGGAAGCATTTCCTGTATGTGTAGAATTTAGACACCAATCTTGGTTTAATGAGTCTTTTAAAGAAGAAACATTGTCATTCTTAACACAGCAAGATATCATTCATGCAGTATGTGATGAACCTCAAGTTGGTCAGGGTTCTGTACCGATGGTTAACCGCATTACAAATGAAACTGCATTTGTACGGTACCATGGAAGAAATGTACATGGATGGACTAAAAAAGATATGATGGATGATGAATGGAGAGAAGTAAGATATTTATATAATTATAGTGAACAAGAATTAAAAGCTTTAATTGATAAAGTAAAAGTACTAGAACATAAAGCCAAAGATATTTACGTCGTTTTTAATAATAATTCTGGTGGACATGCAGCCTCCAATGCTAAAACCTATCAACGTTTATTGGGCATAGATTATCAAGGTTTAGCGCCACAACAATTAAAATTATTTTAGGAGCGATTGAATGTTAACAGTAATATTATTGATTTTAATTGGCGGTTTTTCAGCAATTTTAGGATCATTAGTTGGTATTGGTGGAGGTATAATCATTGTACCTACGCTGGTTTATTTAGGTGTTGATCATGATTTACTTGAAGGTATAACGCCTCAAGTCGCTATAGGTACTTCATCAGTTATATTAATAGTAACTGGACTATCTTCAACGTTGGGATACTTAAAAACAAAACAAGTTGATGTGAAAAATGGCTCGATATTTTTATTTGGTTTGCTACCTGGGGCGTTGATTGGATCTGTAATAAGCCGTTACTTAACATTAGCATCTTTTAACTTGTATTTTGGTTTGTTTTTAATATTAGTAGCAAGTTTGCTTGTAATACGAAAGAAAATAAGGCCATTAAAAATATTTGCTAAAGCAAAGTACGAACGGAGCTATATTGATGGTTATGGTAAGCAATATTTTTATCATGTGCCACCCTTAATTTCTTTTATAGCAACATTATTTATTGGCATATTAACAGGGTTACTAGGTATAGGTGGTGGCGCATTAATGACACCGCTAATGTTAATTGTATTTAGGTTCCCGCCACATGTGGCGGTTGGTACAAGCATGATGATGATCTTCTTTTCTAGTGTTATGAGTTCAGTAGGTCATATTGCACAAGGTCATGTGGCTTGGTTATATGCAATTGTTCTAGTATTTGCAAGTTATTTCGGTGCGAAGATTGGCGTGAAAATTAATCATTCGGTAAAATCAGAGACTGTTGTAATATTGTTGCGTACAGTAATGTTAATTATGGGTATATATTTAATAATTAAATCATTTTTATAAAATGAAGGAGGGGAACTATAGATGAAATTAACAATTTATCACACAAATGACATACATAGTCACTTACATGAATATGCACGAATTACAAAGTATTTGACTCAAAAGAGATCAAAACTAAAACATCATTCACTATATTTAGATATTGGCGACCATGTTGACCTTTCGGCGCCTGTCACTGAAGCAACTATGGGGATAAAAAACGTCGAATTATTAAATATGGCGCATTGCGATATCGCTACTATTGGCAATAATGAAGGTATGACTATTTCTCATGATGCATTAAATACTTTATATGACAATGCAACATTCGATGTCACTTGTGCGAATGTCTTTGATGAACATGGGCATTTACCCCATAATATGTCATCATCATTCATAAAAGTTATAGACGGAGTACGCATACTATTTATTGCGGCTACTGCTCCATTCACTCCTTTTTATCGTGCTTTAGACTGGATTGTGACAAATCCTTTAGAAGCAATTAAAGATGAAATAAAAGCTAATGAAGGTGCTTATGATTTACTTGTGATTATGAGCCATGTTGGTGTATTCTTTGACGAAAAATTATGCCAAGAAATTCCAGAAATTGATTTGATTTTAGGTAGTCATACACACCACTATTTTGAAAATGGTGAGATTAACAATGGTGTTCTGATGGCTGCAGCAGGAAAATATGGGCATTTTTTAGGGGAAGTCACACTAGAAATTGAAAATAATAACATAATTAAAAAACAAGCAATACTCCATCCACTCGACAAATTACCAGAAGTTGAGACTCATTTTGATGAAGAAGGGAAAATGTTGTTAAATGATTCAGTGATTGATCGACCAATTTCTTTACCTAGAAAAACAGATACCATTACTCAAACAGCTCATATCTTAGCAGAAAGTATTTTTGAATTTACGAATGCAGACTGTACAATTATTAACGCAGGACTCATCGTAAACGGCATAGAGGCAGAGCGATTAACGGAGTATGATATACATCAGATGTTACCTCACCCTATTAACGCAGTCCGTATTAGATTAAGTGGGCGAGAGTTGAAAAATATAATAATCAAAAGTCAAAAACAAGAATATCTTAATGAACATGCCCAAGGCCTGGGTTTTAGAGGTAATATTTTTGGTGGCTATATTTTATATAATTTAGGATTTATTGAGTCTGAATCACGTTACTTTATAAATGGTGAATTAATAAATGATGATGAAACGTATATATTAGGAACGATAGATATGTATACGTTTGGACGCTATTTTCCTACTTTAAAAGATCAGTCTATAGATTACTTGATGCCAGAGTTTTTAAGAGATATTTTTAAAGAAAAATTATTGGAATATTAAAATATGACTTTATACGTTTTAATTTACCTGAATTTTCGTTATAATGATTAGAGATTTCAAATCAGGAGGATTGTGCGGTTATGGCTACTAAAAATGAAGAGATTTTACGTAAACCAGATTGGTTGAAAATAAAGCTAAATACTAACGAAAACTACACTGGTCTTAAGAAAATGATGCGCGAAAAGAATTTACATACAGTTTGCGAAGAAGCAAAGTGTCCAAATATACATGAATGTTGGGGAGAACGTCGTACAGCTACGTTTATGATTTTAGGTGCAGTTTGTACACGTGCATGTCGTTTCTGTGCAGTTAAAACAGGACTTCCAAATGAATTAGATTTAGATGAGCCAGAACGCGTGGCTGAATCTGTAGAATTAATGAATTTAAAACACGTTGTTATTACAGCTGTGGCTCGTGATGACTTAAGAGATGCAGGATCAAATGTATACGCTGAAACTGTACGTAAAGTACGTGAGCGTAATCCTTTCACATCTATAGAAATCTTGCCTTCAGATATGGGTGGAGACTATGATGCTTTAGAAACTTTAATGGCGTCAAAACCAGACATTTTAAACCATAATATCGAAACAGTCCGCCGTTTGACACCGAGAGTTCGTGCTAGAGCAACTTATGATCGTACATTAGAGTTCTTAAGACGTTCTAAAGAGTTACAACCTGATATCCCAACAAAATCAAGTCTTATGGTTGGATTAGGTGAAACACACGAGGAAATCTATGAAACAATGGATGACCTACGAGCTAATGATGTTGATATTTTAACGATTGGTCAATATTTGCAACCTTCACGTAAACATTTAAAAGTTGAAAAATATTATACACCATTAGAATTTGGTAAATTAAGAAAAGTAGCAATGGATAAAGGATTTAAACATTGCCAAGCAGGACCACTTGTAAGAAGTTCATATCATGCCGACGAGCAAGTAAATGAAGCGGCTAAAGAAAAACACCGTATTGGTGAAGAGCAACTTGGTACAGAAATCGGTAAGCATTTAAATAAATAAGTTAATTGAAGACTTAGTTCATTTGTTATAGTTGTGGTGATGCGCAATACTAGTGAGCTAAGTCTTTCTTAGAAGTAAAATATAATTACATACAAGTCAAAGAACTATTTATTAATAAATTAGCTAGCGAATAATAGTAATTTGATGCGTTTAGATTAGGTGAATGACATGATAAAGTTAAATGGACAATTTTTTGAAATCATAGAAGATTATAGAGAATGTTTTGATGAAGAAACATTTGTCAATCGCTATTCAGATATATTAGATAAGTATGATTTTATTGTTGGAGATTTTGGTTATGATCAACTTAGGTTAAAAGGTTTTTATAAAGATTCTAATAAGAAAGCCGAATTAAGCAAACGCTTCTCAACAATTCAAGATTATTTATTAGAATATTGTAATTTTGGTTGCCCGTACTTTATATTAAGACGTATTCCAGAAGCAGAAATGAAAAATTATGTAGAGTCAAATGACATAGTTGAAACAGATTTTGAAGAAGATAAGTTGCATGATGTTAAAATAAAGCCTAGTATTCAAGATACTGAACAATAATGATTTTGATTACATAGTGCTTTAAATAATATTTACAATATACTTTAGCATTATGTGCAATAGTAATGTATGTATAGTGTGTTTAGAAATTTGATACATAAATAGAATAGTCCGAATTAAAAAAGCAACTTTATTCGTTTTTTGAATAAAGTTGCTTTTGGTTTATATTGTAGAAGAGAACATATTTACAGAGCATAGAATTGAATTACTATCGTTAATATAAATATTTTTACTTAGCTAAGGTTTGTTACTTTAATAATATTTATATACTAGCGCGCGTTTATTGAATCACTTCATTAAGGTATTCTGAAATTTCATTGCCTTCGTCTTCATTAACTCCTAAGATGTGGGCAATATAACCTTCTTCTTCTAAATCGTCGGTACCTATTATACCGAATTGATTCGTTTGCATATTTAATACAATCGTTTTACCGAAATGACGATTAGTTTGGACTAACATTAGGTCGTAGCGACTATGTTCACCAACAAAACCAACAAATTGCACCTGAGCAGATTCATCATCATCATAAAGATACATATCAATCACTTTGAAACACTCCTTACTTCTTCTATTTTACAAATCTAATTATTATAGATATTTAATTTAGTTAAAAAGTCTTAATTTACAGTATAACCATAAATGAATTCGACTGCAAAGGTATGGTATGATGAGATTGATAGGGGTGAAAAGATGTATTTCGTGAATAAAGATCAATTAAATACAAAATTAAATTACTTGCAACAACTTATTGAAGATTATCCGCAAAACAAAAAGAATGTTTATGCGTTCGAACGTATAGCACAAATGTTTATTGAATCAGCAGTAGACATTGGAAACATGATTATTGATGGTTTTATCTTAAGAGACCCAGGAAATTATAGAGACGTAATAGATATCTTAGCTTTGGAAAAAGTGATTTCAGAAGATACACAAAATCAAATCAATAAAACTGTAGATGTTAGAAAACAATTTGTTCATTATTATGATGAACTTGATACCGTTAAATTAGTACCACTTTTTGATGAATCGGTATCTTATTATCAAACATATGTAGAAGAAGTTATACAATTTTTAAAGAGTGAAGATGTACCTGTAACTGCATTTGGCAAAAAAGGAGAATAAGTAATATGAAAAAATATCAAGCTTACCTAATTGATTTGGATGGTACTTTATATAAAGGTGATGAACATATAGATGGCGCGTCTCAATTTATATCATATTTAAATCAAAACAAAATTCCACATTTATATGTGACTAATAATTCTACCAAAGATCCAGAAGAAGTAGCTGCAAAGTTAAATAAAATGGGATTAGTCGCACAAGCTGATGAGGTGGTTACATCAGCGCTAGCTACTGCAGAATATATTGCTGAGGAATCTCCAGGAGCAAGTGTATATATGCTAGGTGGTAGCGGGCTGAAACATGCGTTAACAGAGAAAGGATTAGTAGTTAAAGAAGATGAATTTGTAGATTATGTTGTTGTTGGTTTAGATGAAGCCGTTACCTATGAAAAATTAGCAACTGCTACTCTAGGGGTGCGTAATGGTGCGAAATTTATTTCAACTAACCAAGATGTATCTATACCAAAGGAACGTGGATTTTTACCTGGAAATGGCGCGATTACAAGCGTGGTCACAGTATCAACCGGCGTTCAACCCACATTTATCGGTAAACCAGAACCAATTATTATGAAAAAAGCGTTAGACATTTTAGGATTAGAGCGCTCAGAGGTTGCGATGGTCGGTGACTTATACGACACAGATATTATGTCGGGTATCAATGTGAATATTGATACGATTCATGTACAAACGGGTGTAACAACCAAAGAAGAAATTGGACAGAAGCCAGTGCCTCCGACATATACATTTAAAGATTTAAATGAGGTTATCAAAGAACTCGAGAGTTAGGAGTGATTGAATGGAAAAAATCATTGTAAGTAGAAGTATTCCACAACCATTTATAGATCAATTAGAGGCTATTGCACAAGTTGAAATGTGGGATGAGTCTTTAATACCAATGCCAAGAGAGCAATTTCTAGAGTCTATTAAAGATGCAACTGCTTGTTTGATTACTTTAAGTGAAAAAATAGATAGTGAAGTTATCAAAGCTGCTTCAAAATTAAAAGTGATTGCTAATATGGCAGTTGGTTTTGATAATATAGATGTACCCCTTGTAAATAGTAAAGGGATTACTGTAACTAATACACCTGGTGTACTTACTGAAACAACTGCAGAACTTGGATTTACATTAATGTTAACAGTAGCTAGACGTATTGTGGAAGCTGAAAAGTATGTTCAAAATGGAGAGTGGCAAAGTTGGGGTCCATACTTGTTTGCCGGAAAAGATTTGTCTAATGCCAATGTAGGAATATATGGTATGGGTGAGATTGGCAAGGCATTTGCAAGAAGATTAAAAGGTTTTGATACTAAGATAATGTATCATAATAGATCTAGAAATAAAGATACTGAAAAAGCACTTGGTGCATTGTACGTTCCTTTTGATACTTTGCTTGAACATAGTGATTTTATTATTTGTACTGCACCGCTTACAGAAGAAACTAGAAATAAATTTAATGCTCAAGCATTTGAAAAAATGAAAAATGATGCTATTTTTATAAATATAGGACGAGGTGCTGTCGTAGATGAAGAGGCACTTGTATTTGCATTACAAAACAGACAGATTGCAGCTTGTGGACTAGATGTTCTGCGTGAAGAGCCTATAGACATGGCACACCCTTTATTATCGATGGATAATGCGGTTATCGTCCCACATATTGGAAGCGCATCTGTTATAACTAGAAATCGTATGATTCAATTATGTGTTGATAATATAAGATTAGTATTAAACAATCAACGAGCTAAAACACCAGTCACTGTAAAATAAATTTTGTAAATAGATGATATATCAATGTTTTATATTATTATATCCTAATATAAAACAAAAAGGGTAAAGCATTAATTACTTAGCGATAATATAGAAATACGCCTCTGTTAAAAATAGAGGCGTATTTTTATGTGAAATTTTAATTATTAGACTATCAATAACGACGAAAAGACTATCATATAAAAACTAAGTGAATAAGAGTCAAGTTTGTCACAAATTTGACTCAATTAAATATCTATATATTAAATTTAAAAGTAAGGATATAATGAATTATTTTCAAAATAACTTATTGCTTTTAAATATTACTTTATACATTTTCCGTAGTAATATAATTAATCTATTGCATATTTTATATGCGATAGATATCAACTGCATCGCGAAATTATAGCGTTAGTCAAGCGTTTTTACTATCAATTTATAACTAATCATTACATTATTTTCACAATAATAAAATATAACTTCGAATCATGTTATGTAAAATAAACTAAGGATTGACAGTAGTTTTGGTTTTATAAAACTATATAAAATGAACAATCTAACATTTTTGTTATATATAAAGATGTTAATTCGATTGTCACAACATCATAAAAAATGTATAATAAGTTGGTAAAATGTTAAAGTAGTGTAAATAGTACTACAACAAAAAACTTACTTATGTAATAAATAGTTAATAATATAAAAAAATAATCTAAAAGAAGAGGTGAAAAATGCGTAAAGAGATGGAAAATACAACGAAATATCAAAAAATTAAACCATGGTTATTAACGCTTTTATATTTTGCAATATTTATAGCACTGTATTTAATTTATGGTTCTGGAGATACGCATAATAACTTTATTTATAATGAATTTTAGTCGAGGAGAATAGTATGAAGGATATTATATATTCATTAATTGAAAATGAAAAAATGTACCCTGAGCAAATAGCGATAAAGCATAATACAAATGTATTAACGTATCGAGAGTTAAATCAATATGTAAATAAACTCGCCGATTTAATCAAAGATACTAAAAGTCCATTAATCGTATATGGTCATATGTCACCGTTTATGATTGTAGGAATGATTGCTAGCATAAAAGCGGGATGTGGTTATGTACCACTTGATATATCAATGCCTGAAGAGCGTATTAATACTATTATTGAAAAAATTAACCCAGATATTATTTTTAATACAAGTGAACATTCACTAGATAGTAATGGCAGAGTAATCATTAATACTGAAACACTTTTGACGGATAACCGTACAGTTGAATTTGAATCTAAAATTAAAGATCAAGATATTGCGTATACTATTTTTACATCGGGCTCTACTGGGGAACCTAAGGGTGTACAAATTAGGTATGAAAGTCTTAACGAATTTACGAACTGGATGGTAGATTTGAATAAAATAGGTGAGAATCAACAATGGCTAAATCAAGCACCATTTTCATTTGATTTATCTGTAATGGCAATTTATCCATGTATAGCTACTGCAGGCACATTAAATTTAGTAGATAAGACAAT
This window harbors:
- a CDS encoding teichoic acid D-Ala incorporation-associated protein DltX, coding for MRKEMENTTKYQKIKPWLLTLLYFAIFIALYLIYGSGDTHNNFIYNEF
- a CDS encoding DUF3055 domain-containing protein — translated: MIDMYLYDDDESAQVQFVGFVGEHSRYDLMLVQTNRHFGKTIVLNMQTNQFGIIGTDDLEEEGYIAHILGVNEDEGNEISEYLNEVIQ
- a CDS encoding nitronate monooxygenase family protein, which produces MELSSRVTKLLNIKYPIIQAGMAGSTTPELVATVSNSGGLGTIGAGYFSAERLEKEITYVQQLTDLPYSVNLFVPSEKLFIPEKVEHMNAWLKPYRRALNIDEPIVNINEKQQFEDAIDIVIEKGVPVVSFTFGIPEQSILTRLKERNIKVIGTATSVEEAIANESAGMDAIIAQGSEAGGHRGAFTETSSNLTPLIGTMSLIPQIVDQVSIPVVAAGGIMDGRGLVASMILGAEGIQMGTAFLTSEESGASQLYKNAIQHSKETDTVVTNVFTGKSARGIDNEFIHKMSEYNEDIPDYPIQNQLTSAIRKEAAREGNAQWTHLWSGQSPRLAQYSSASLLMERIVQQANQLLNQ
- a CDS encoding YutD family protein — translated: MIKLNGQFFEIIEDYRECFDEETFVNRYSDILDKYDFIVGDFGYDQLRLKGFYKDSNKKAELSKRFSTIQDYLLEYCNFGCPYFILRRIPEAEMKNYVESNDIVETDFEEDKLHDVKIKPSIQDTEQ
- the lipA gene encoding lipoyl synthase, with product MATKNEEILRKPDWLKIKLNTNENYTGLKKMMREKNLHTVCEEAKCPNIHECWGERRTATFMILGAVCTRACRFCAVKTGLPNELDLDEPERVAESVELMNLKHVVITAVARDDLRDAGSNVYAETVRKVRERNPFTSIEILPSDMGGDYDALETLMASKPDILNHNIETVRRLTPRVRARATYDRTLEFLRRSKELQPDIPTKSSLMVGLGETHEEIYETMDDLRANDVDILTIGQYLQPSRKHLKVEKYYTPLEFGKLRKVAMDKGFKHCQAGPLVRSSYHADEQVNEAAKEKHRIGEEQLGTEIGKHLNK
- a CDS encoding TIGR01457 family HAD-type hydrolase, whose amino-acid sequence is MKKYQAYLIDLDGTLYKGDEHIDGASQFISYLNQNKIPHLYVTNNSTKDPEEVAAKLNKMGLVAQADEVVTSALATAEYIAEESPGASVYMLGGSGLKHALTEKGLVVKEDEFVDYVVVGLDEAVTYEKLATATLGVRNGAKFISTNQDVSIPKERGFLPGNGAITSVVTVSTGVQPTFIGKPEPIIMKKALDILGLERSEVAMVGDLYDTDIMSGINVNIDTIHVQTGVTTKEEIGQKPVPPTYTFKDLNEVIKELES
- a CDS encoding DUF72 domain-containing protein: MINIGLTGWGDHDSLYEDLQRKTDKLTTYASHFPIVELDATYYAIQPERNIRKWIKETPERFKFIVKIHQALTLHADYHDFADTRQTLVEQFKMMLQPLKDENKLAMVLVQFPPWFDCTVQNITYIRYIRAQLEAFPVCVEFRHQSWFNESFKEETLSFLTQQDIIHAVCDEPQVGQGSVPMVNRITNETAFVRYHGRNVHGWTKKDMMDDEWREVRYLYNYSEQELKALIDKVKVLEHKAKDIYVVFNNNSGGHAASNAKTYQRLLGIDYQGLAPQQLKLF
- a CDS encoding bifunctional UDP-sugar hydrolase/5'-nucleotidase, which gives rise to MKLTIYHTNDIHSHLHEYARITKYLTQKRSKLKHHSLYLDIGDHVDLSAPVTEATMGIKNVELLNMAHCDIATIGNNEGMTISHDALNTLYDNATFDVTCANVFDEHGHLPHNMSSSFIKVIDGVRILFIAATAPFTPFYRALDWIVTNPLEAIKDEIKANEGAYDLLVIMSHVGVFFDEKLCQEIPEIDLILGSHTHHYFENGEINNGVLMAAAGKYGHFLGEVTLEIENNNIIKKQAILHPLDKLPEVETHFDEEGKMLLNDSVIDRPISLPRKTDTITQTAHILAESIFEFTNADCTIINAGLIVNGIEAERLTEYDIHQMLPHPINAVRIRLSGRELKNIIIKSQKQEYLNEHAQGLGFRGNIFGGYILYNLGFIESESRYFINGELINDDETYILGTIDMYTFGRYFPTLKDQSIDYLMPEFLRDIFKEKLLEY
- a CDS encoding hemolysin family protein, with amino-acid sequence MVIGIIILLFASFFFSGSETALTAANRMKIQTDAQEGNKKAGKLSKLLTKPSEFITAILIGNNIANIILPTLVTILAVDLGLNVGIATAVTTVVIIVISEVIPKSIAATYPDRISRLVYTPISFFVFIFKPITKILNGITDAINRFLSKGQEEQQRYSKEEIRQMVTIAGSEGAFNEMERNRIQGVMDFEQLKITDIDTTPRINVTAFPSDISYEETYETVVSNPYTRYPVYGKDIDQVIGIFHSKYLLAWSREPENDILKYTSEPLFVNEHNRAEWVLRKMTVSRKHLAIVLDEYGGTEAIVSHEDLIEEMLGMEIEDEMDEEENEKLEEQMKAYNKNNI
- a CDS encoding sulfite exporter TauE/SafE family protein translates to MLTVILLILIGGFSAILGSLVGIGGGIIIVPTLVYLGVDHDLLEGITPQVAIGTSSVILIVTGLSSTLGYLKTKQVDVKNGSIFLFGLLPGALIGSVISRYLTLASFNLYFGLFLILVASLLVIRKKIRPLKIFAKAKYERSYIDGYGKQYFYHVPPLISFIATLFIGILTGLLGIGGGALMTPLMLIVFRFPPHVAVGTSMMMIFFSSVMSSVGHIAQGHVAWLYAIVLVFASYFGAKIGVKINHSVKSETVVILLRTVMLIMGIYLIIKSFL
- a CDS encoding D-glycerate dehydrogenase, with the translated sequence MEKIIVSRSIPQPFIDQLEAIAQVEMWDESLIPMPREQFLESIKDATACLITLSEKIDSEVIKAASKLKVIANMAVGFDNIDVPLVNSKGITVTNTPGVLTETTAELGFTLMLTVARRIVEAEKYVQNGEWQSWGPYLFAGKDLSNANVGIYGMGEIGKAFARRLKGFDTKIMYHNRSRNKDTEKALGALYVPFDTLLEHSDFIICTAPLTEETRNKFNAQAFEKMKNDAIFINIGRGAVVDEEALVFALQNRQIAACGLDVLREEPIDMAHPLLSMDNAVIVPHIGSASVITRNRMIQLCVDNIRLVLNNQRAKTPVTVK
- a CDS encoding DUF86 domain-containing protein, with protein sequence MYFVNKDQLNTKLNYLQQLIEDYPQNKKNVYAFERIAQMFIESAVDIGNMIIDGFILRDPGNYRDVIDILALEKVISEDTQNQINKTVDVRKQFVHYYDELDTVKLVPLFDESVSYYQTYVEEVIQFLKSEDVPVTAFGKKGE